AACTCAGAGATCATTTTGTCTGTTTTTTCACGTGTCACTTACCATCTGTGTCATTAACTCAACGTGATACGTTGAATTTTGTCATTAGGCTTTAAGAGACTAATATAACGAAAGGATCAATTTGTTTGACGCCAAAAAAATGTTGAAGATTAACagaatgattaattttaattgaGAAATGGGGACTAAAATATCTACTTTAGAATTTCTTAGGAACCAATTTGAATaaatactcttattattattattattattattataagtGCACCGTTAAAAAAGAATATAATGAATTTATCTTTTGATATCAAAAAGGAAAAATACACGTTTAAGTTGTTAAAAAAAGTACAAAcatatattttacttttatgtgGGTGGAATAAATGGAAGTTATTGTGCAATGAAAAAGTATAGAAAACCAAGTGCCTAACGAGTTAAGTGAACGattcaattaattataattattaataattaattttaaatttttaaattcaaaatttaaaaaattttaaactgattaaataaacctaattaaaacttataaaaatttttctcttctcttttaagTATCAATCGTCTCCCTTTCAGCCCATGAGTTAATCTCCTTAGCTATTTCACCGTTGTTTGTGAAATCAAGTGAAATCAAAGTGGACTTGTAAGTATTTTCCAAAATTTGTGAGAAGGAAGGCTTCAGAGACAGGCTTTTGTCAACCCAAACAAACACCATTAGCGTAAGAGTGGAGAGGTCCGCCGCTCGAAGAACAGTCGACAAGCACGGAAGACAAGAGCTGAGTTGCCACGGAGTTGAGATCGTTGATGGATTCTGATTGGAGAGGAACGAGAGGAGTTCGTCGCAAACCGGACCTTTGGACCCGGCGGCAACAATGCCAAGAAGGAGTTTGATGCACAAAGGCGAATAGGCAACGTTCTTGTAACCGCCGTTTCCTTTGAAGAGTAGTAAGTGATTTGCAAGAACCTAAAGAATCTTCATCATAATTGCGTTCTCAGACACCGGATCAGTTTTCTCAAGTCGGCAATCTGTGATGGCGGTAACAATGGCTTCTATGGCTTTTCTGGCACCGGGAGTCCTTTCATGGAACACCTCGAATTTGAAGATTTTGAAGATGGAAGAGAGAGGAATTCTTTAAAAACTatgaaattcttaaaaaaataaaaatatttacatcTGCAATACAAAAacattcaaaaaatatataaaaaaacatccatttagtatgaaaaagaaacattttGATATTTAGCAGAAAAAACATCTATATATATtaacttatttatttatgatttaaaatattaattattaaatgtttCATCACATTCAAATTAGGAGTTCAGTATCATTGCAACGTGAATCACGGAAACTAATTCAATTAGCTTTCGTCTCTTCACCCTCCTTCCCTCTCCAAATGCCTAAAACATGATAAATCAAAAAATAGATTCAAAACCATCAAatttacaaagaaaagaaacatccTAACCTAGTATAAACACCATCCACGTAGAGATTTTAGATTCACCCAGAGACATTTAACTGATACCTTCTTGGTTCGCTAGCATTGTTATTGTGCAATTAAGTGCATTAGTAATTTACTAGACACATTAAGATATAACGTAGTGAGCCAAATGCATTAATTTATGTTATATTAGATTGCGTTTGTTTATAGAGGCAGGATACTGAGACAAGGATACAGAAACACAAAATTGTGTTTGACAGAGGGAACATGGACAGAGACAATATATCCAGagacactgaattagtgtattttatgTCCATTCTGACAGGAAGGACACAGAAACACTAACAAGAGACAACTTAaaattagattttcataatttgttcttaTTTATCATCAAACAGAATACaacaatacaaaattttatGTCTCTATCCATCAATATTTTGTCCCGTTCTCAGAAACAAAGCAGCCCTAAAGACTTGTTTGGGTGAgcttttaagaattttttttaaattattttttttaaagatcttatgaaaaaataaaaataattttatgtttagatatctcatgtaaaaagatatttttatctatcaattatatttgagtataacaatataaaaatattttttatttatttattatataaaaaatatttttttaaaaaaatcttttaaaaaaatataaattatagtttcttaaaaaagatgttttttttatttttctaatgcttttctttttctattagAAAATTGTCAAACacgttaaaaataaaaagaaatattttttcattaaaaatatatctttttttatcaaaataatgacATATAAACAAGTACTAAAAATAGGGTAATCATAAAAGACAGTaatattaaacaaataaatggtacaaaaatatttctcttttacATGGTGAAACAAATCAAAGATATTATGCAAATCAGTATATTACTATACATATTGATTAAGCCGTTGACGTAGTGAACCAAACGCATTAGTTTATATTATACTGAAAATAgtaatcataaaaatataaacattAAACAAATAAATGGTTTTCGTGTGAAAATAACTTCAACTCACAAATTCAATGGGCTCTCATATATTTATCAGGTCCTTTGATAATGAAAATGGAAAGGCAGAATGACGCAAAAATAATCTATGACCAAACATAGCTCTTCTATATAGACTAGATAAGCATATTAATCTCCTCTCTTATTTAATAGATGTGTGTATATTGaataaaaacaaagataaaaatagACAAAATGATAAATAGTAAATACCTTATTTAGaacaataaatttatataaaatggTAATTCAGAAGAAAAGATAAAGCTGTGCAATTGTATTATCCTTTGTATTATCCTCTACTATTTATTGAGATTAAATTTCAAGAGAGTGTAATTAAATATCTGGAATATGTTACCACATGACTCAGTCAGAACATACTGGATTAAAAGCAACAAAACTAATCTTGTACGATTGTCTGAAGAGGCAGAGAGCTTTCAACTTCTTTGGTAGCATCAGAGTTCCTTTCCGCAACAACCTTGGATAAGCCAAACATCTGAAACCAAGAACCGCGCTTTATCAAGAAATGTCAAAGAAAGAAGACGAAATGAATCATTATCGAGAAAGTTAAGGAACAAACCTTCTGAACTGTTTTCTGAAAGCAAGTTTTGTGTTCTTCCATCGAAGCATGAACAAACTCGTCAATGTGATCCTTCACATCCTGCAAGAATGTTGCTTCTTCGTTCTTCTTCTTTCGACATGACGTAGCCGCTGGTGCAGTTGCAACTGATGATGAATGTGTTTCGGGTTGGCTTTTCTGTGTGTCCATGCTTTACAAAGAGCTGTAACAAGTCAGACCATGAACTCAGTGATCATCAAACCAATTTCTTTGAACCTTATTATTAACATAGATCATACTGCTATCACAATTAACCAAAATCATATACTGCCAAAAtcattttgaaatttgatttgtTATCGAGACGGCAAAAAAATCACTTTTAAAGTTGCTCAAGATGATCAAATTGATAATAGCAATAAACCAATCATCACTAATcatttttcaagaaaaataaagaagaaaaacaaggcAAAGAAATAGAACAAACGCATCTACATTCAAAACTAGCCTTGAAAATCAGTACACAAATGTCAACTATATTATCTCAGCAACATGAATCAATATTTACTTcccaaaatatgaaaatattaacttttcACAATGCTAAACAAGAACTTTTCATATTTAAAAGTGTATGTGTAATAAATAAAGCAGCCAATGGTGCATGATTTCAAGTTGCATAACTAAACTTATGGTCAAGATGCAAGAGCGATATATTCAAGATAATTATTTGAGAATACATCAGAATTTGTAGGAAAACAGAGAACAGATttgaacctggagtttgacTGTCTTAACCTAATAAACACATGGTGAATCATGCATGGTTTCAAGTTGTATAGCTCATTGTATGTTCAAGAGAACActtgataataaaaaaagaatctGATAACAATAATCTTGAAAGCTATGTGCACAGCCTCACAAAAGAGCACACAGCATGATTTTGAGTTTCAAGTCGCATAGCCATAATTATATCAGCAGTGAACATGGAAACAAACACGCGAAAATGAGTCTCACAAAATGTGACTCGACCATCTTGCCCTTGAATGAGCAGCTCAAATCTGCTAGGAAAATATACCAATAATTTGAACAAGTATTTCCCCATCAACAAACAAATGTATCCCAAGACAAAATCAAAACTTAAAGAACTTCACCAAATCGAGCGCAACACCACCATCAAGCCACCAACTCATTCATGAGTCAACTTCAAATAAAGTGCTTAGTTAATCATAATATTTCTGCCTCCCTCAAATAAAACAATCCTCCTTTTTATTTCTTACCCTTGCCTTTCGACTCATTTATCTAATAAGAGGATATTACTGCACCAAACAGAACCAAACCAGCTAGCTAATAATATAGAACATTAGAACTACCCCCTCTAGAGCAAAAACAACTgctatgctttttttttttaataataataaattagaaaTGATCAATGAAAAGAAATTGCAGATGTAATTTTCTCAGCAGCCAAATCCAAGACAACAAAAGGTTGCGTATCAACTTAGTCATGAAAACTATAAACTTCTCATCAACCTATTGAACCCTAAACTTTTAATACCCAATTCAAATCAAGGTCATTAACAAATACGCAGCAATCATATGATACGAGCATCAATAATAATCGGAACACGATGACCTAATTTCAGTGAAAGAAAACAATTCCAGATTCAAAGCGTAGAAATCGTTTTTGAAATATGCAGTTCAAACTTCAAACAAAAGTATTCCCAATCACGCAGCTTATGAAGCTACGAATCAgactaaaaaagaaaaaaaaaataataccttaATCAGAGAGAGCACTCTTGCTACCAGTTACCACAACTTCAGAAAATACCCGAGAGAACCACCGAACCAGTCTGGTGTTTTCATATTTATCTAACTGcccaaaaaaatttgaatattgtAGACTCAGGTACAATTatggtttatttatttattttttaattagaagTGAGATTCGAACCCCACACTTCTATTCTAAGAAAGAAAAATTACGTTATTTTTTTTTCCGATTAAAACGGATTAATCTTTGACCTGTTGGGTTAGGAGATATCGtgggaaaaaaaataataattaaaaattattaaaagataaattaattaaatatattaaattatttaataatttttaattattaattttatgtaaaaataacTGTTCACCTTTTAATATACtgttaataatttaatataaataaattttatacgtGGAACTAGTTATATAGTGTCGGacgaatttaattttgatagtTTTATACATTCATCAACCAtaattagtaaatttttaaaaaataaatttaaaaattaattacttttattaatttatcaataaatatataagtaaaattattttgtagacaatgcataaaaattaaatttttattaaataagtaaataattatttttcacacataaattgatatatttaaaaacatttataattaattattatatcgacaaaataaattattttatactattagtgaaataaaattaaattctttataAACAAAGAGAATGAAAAGGGAAAACATACATGTAGATCAAAATTGAAGAGGATACAAAGGTACAAACTAcaatttatgtatttaaaaataaaaaactaaaacacAATTCACTTATCACAACATTTGTGTTAAGACATTTTTCTCTTCATTGCTAGCTTTTACAACTAACACTCTCCTTTGCCTCATACCCCAAACAAGAAAAAGGAACCATTTGCAGAAAAAGGCACCGTTTATTGCAGAATTTGACGCCAATCCTCTTGCTTTCAGTTTGATGTTCATTGCGGAATTTTGACGCCAATCCTCTTGTCTTCAATTCTCTTAATTCCCAGGGCCTCAAGCTGCATCTATTTagctcttcttttctttccatttttacCAAACTTTTTACCTTTTGCTGACTTGCTCTTCAAATGCGAAATCCTGTCGGCCTTTTTCTGCCTCTCCTTTCGAATTTGATCAAATTCTTTGATCTCTGAACGAACATGAGAATTGGGCATTGATTGCTGCCTCTTACTGCCACCTTTGAAATTCCTACCTCTTCCTCTGTAAGATCCTGCATTTTAAAACACGACATAATCGATGTCAATTCAGAAGAAGGCTTCAACAATTTACTTCAATCTTTATACATTACCACATGCAAAATTGTTTACTAGCACAACTTAAGGAATgcaacaattttaaaattgacaGACCTAAGATTTTGTTCAAATGGAGATCTAAAGAACTTCAATAAAACTATAAAGAAGACTGCAATCTAGACTGCTAATTAGTGGTGTTAGTAGTAGCTTAGGACAAAACAACTTGGGATCATTGTTGTGTTCTTGTTTCTCTTCTTCAATGCTCTTGCAGCAGTAAGTTAAATAAATTGTTGTCTATGAAAAATGATTATCAATCAGTCTAGCGACTATAACAAATATTATTgtataataaaaatcaattaaaatgtaTAATAAACATCAACCATATTGTAACATGAAAAGCTAAGCGAACTTGCTGATGTAAAATATCAAACACTGGATCCTTGTAAGAATTTATTGCTTTGACATTTTCCAATGGCACCTTATAAGTTTCACCATATTCTAAGGAAGCTAAAAACATATTCAAGAGAACTTTACACATGCAACAATAATTCTACATTGGAAAACAAGATAGAGAACATTAGCAGACTCCACTTATAAACAATAAATACTcactaaatattaaaatttaaagggAGAAGCAAATTAGGCATATATTTATTACCTTTAAAACTTGTGGATTCTTGAGCATCACCATCATTATTTGTCCCCTTAAGAGATACCTTAGTGTGTGAGCGCTCTTTCCACTTCTTATATATGCCTGTCTTGGTGGCCTTTGTTTTTGCACCACTCTCTGTCTTTATCTATATcaaaaaaggaaacatgaatGTAACATCTAAATCCACAGGAAGGTACATGAAAGAATTTCATcttgtatataaatataaattaatataaaattgtaCCTTTCCATTTGCTGCAACACGGTCACCATTATTTAACTTGATGTACTTTTTACTCCTCTGACAACAAAGGGTTTATGTGAATGCCAAGTTTTGTACAAAATGAACATAAATTCAACAACGATGGTTCTCTATTTTTTCCCCCTAAAAAGATTCAATCATAACTGCTCAGCATTACCTTATCCCAGTGATATACAGATCTTTGTTTCTGAATGCCAGTACTATCATCTGCAACCAGATCTAAAACAGCAGAATCCAATCtgaaatattattaaatataattagaatcaaacaagaaaaattaaaacagacAGAAATGATCAGAGGGTGCAAGTAAAATAACCCATTTTGGTTGTCAATATAATGTACAAGTAAACA
This sequence is a window from Arachis stenosperma cultivar V10309 chromosome 10, arast.V10309.gnm1.PFL2, whole genome shotgun sequence. Protein-coding genes within it:
- the LOC130955965 gene encoding uncharacterized protein LOC130955965, which translates into the protein MDTQKSQPETHSSSVATAPAATSCRKKKNEEATFLQDVKDHIDEFVHASMEEHKTCFQKTVQKMFGLSKVVAERNSDATKEVESSLPLQTIVQD